From a region of the Haematobia irritans isolate KBUSLIRL chromosome 4, ASM5000362v1, whole genome shotgun sequence genome:
- the LOC142235845 gene encoding uncharacterized protein LOC142235845, whose product MKKKNEDILVAVYVDDIIIACKDEQEILNLKSKIAAEFDISDKGRLQHFLGMEIERKNITGDIKLSQVQYVKDMLEQYGMKDCKSSSLPLVPGYQVKCDENSKKVNQHEYQSIIGALTYLAITTRPDILHSVNKLAERNADPRVEHVAAAKNILRYLAGTVNYGLLFKSGQKCLYGFADADWASCNTDRKSYTGYIFFMNGCAISWESKKQKTVALSSTEAEYMAMSNAA is encoded by the coding sequence atgaaaaagaaaaatgagGACATCTTAGTTGCAGTATATGTTGATGATATTATCATAGCATGCAAGGACGAACAAGAAATTCTgaatttgaaatcaaaaattgcTGCAGAATTTGATATCAGTGACAAAGGAagactacaacattttctaggcaTGGAGATTGAACGGAAAAATATTACGGGTGACATAAAATTAAGCCAGGTTCAATATGTCAAAGACATGCTAGAACAATACGGAATGAAGGATTGCAAATCGTCATCATTGCCGTTAGTGCCAGGATATCAAGTTAAATGTGACGAAAATAGCAAGAAAGTAAATCAACATGAATATCAATCAATAATTGGAGCATTGACGTATCTTGCAATAACGACGCGACCCGATATTTTGCATTCGGTAAATAAACTTGCTGAGAGAAATGCAGATCCTCGTGTTGAACACGTAGCAGCAGCGAAAAATATTCTGCGGTATCTAGCAGGAACAGTAAATTACGGTTTGTTATTCAAAAGTggacaaaaatgtttgtatggTTTTGCAGATGCAGATTGGGCAAGTTGCAATACTGATCGGAAATCTTATACtggatatatattctttatgaatGGATGTGCTATATCCTGGGAAAGCAAAAAGCAAAAAACAGTGGCACTCAGTAGCACAGAAGCCGAATATATGGCAATGTCAAATGCAGCATAG